In Deltaproteobacteria bacterium, the genomic window TTCATTCGATTTAACGGAGCATTTCAAGAGTTTGACAATCATGGCCGCTAATCCAAGCCATATCGAAAGGCTCAACCGGATAGGAATCGCCCTTTCCAGCGAAACCAACCTGGACAGCCTTCTTTCCCTCATCGTCACCGAGGCTAGGGGCTTCACCCACGCCGACGCGGGAAGCCTCTACACCCTTGAAAACGACACCCTTTTCTTCCGGGTGGCCCAGAACGACACCTTAGACGCCAAGGGGGCCAAAAGCGCCTTCAAGCCGGTTCCCATCGCCCTTTCCAACTTGAGCATCGCCGGATACGTGGCGCTTTCCGGCAAACTTCTGCACATAGAGGACGTTTACAGCCCTCCGGCGGACGCCCCCTACTGCTTCAACGCCGACTTCGACCGCCAGAGCGGCTACCGCACCCGGTCCATGCTGGTGGTCCCCATGCGGGACCCCGCCGGAAACATACTGGGGGTGCTTCAGCTTATCAACGCAAGAGACGAGGAAGGCCGGGTTACCACTTTTTCGCGCCGCTTCGACTCCCTCAACATGTCCCTTGCCTCACAGGCCGCCGTTGCCATACGTAACGCCCGCCTCATAGCCTCCATAAAGGGCCTTTTCGAGGCGCTCATACGCTATTCGGCTTCCGCCATCGACGCCCGGAGCCCCCACACCGCCGGCCATTCCAGGCGGGTGGCGGCTTATTCCCTGATAATTGCAAGGGCCATGAACGACGCCTCAAGCGGGCCTTTCGCGGAAACCGAATTTTCCAGGGACTCCCTGGAACGTATCGGCTACGCGGCATGGCTTCACGACATAGGCAAAATCGGGGTTCCCGAAAACATCCTGGACAAGCGTTTCAGGCTTCCCGCCGGTAAGGAGGAAATCCTGGAAAGCCGTTTCAGGCTGGCAGGAACCCTTGCGGAACTCCACGCCCTCAGAAAGGGATGCGGCCCAAAGGAGATGGAGGAGGTCCGCGCCCTTCAGGACCGGCTTTCCCAGGCTCTTGAAAGGATTCTGGCCATAAACGCCGGAAACTGGCTGACTGATGAAGACAGGGCGCTTTTAAGCGAAATAGCGGAAACCTGCTACATCGACCTGGACGGAAACCCGCAGCCCCTTCTGACGCCCTATGAGATGGCCTATCTTTCGGTGCAGAAGGGCAACCTTACGGGCGAGGAATACTCCATCATGCAGGGACATGTCCTGCACACCTTGAAAATCGTCGAAAACATCCCCTTCACCGGGCATCTGGCCAGGGTCCCTGAAATCGCGTCCAGCCACCACGAGATGCTGGACGGCTCCGGCTATCCCCAAAAGCTCGCCGGGGCCAGAATTCCCCTTGAAGCACGGATTCTGGCCATGGTGGACATCTTCGACGCCCTTACAGCCTCCGACAGGCCCTACCGCAGGGCCATGCCGCCTGAAAAAGCCTGCGCAATACTGGAGTCGGACGCCTTGGCCGGGCGGCTGGACCCGGACGTGGTGGATCTGTTCGTTAAAAACCGGCTTTACGAGGGGCTTTCGGAGGAACTTGCCAGGCAGGGGGAACAATCGTGAAAAATTTCCAGGCCATAAGGGCCTTGTCCATCTACGCCGGAATAGCCTTAATGCTTTCGGGCATCAACCTGATAGTCATCCAGCATTCAAAGCTTTTTGCCGTGGCCATGCTCCCGGTGAGCTTCTACGCGGTGGCTCTCGTGGCCGTTCGGGTGGCGGCCCCCTGGGTGGTGCGGAAAAAAATTCTGGATTACCTGGACGCCTACGGGGGCGAGGTTTCCTTCGAGGCCCTCATGAACCGCTTCGCCGGAGCCGACAACCCGGAAACCACGGCCACCAACGCCGCCGTCCTCACCCCCATAATCGAGGACATGGAAAACAGGGGGATCGTCTCCATCAAAAACAACATGGTCACCCGCAACACTCCACAAAAATGAACAAGGGCCGACCGGTTACCGAACCGGAGAGCCCTGCAAAATGAAGTCACGAGCCGCATACCGCAAAAGACCGTTGAAGAAAGCTGAACCGAAAGCCTGAATAAAAACGATGAAATGCAAGGAGAGCGAAAAGCCAGTGAGCAAGCGTACTAAAAGTACGTGGCGGAATTGGCTTTGAAGCTCGACACCGCAGTTCGCGTTTTTAGGCAGGCTGTTAACTCAGGACATCAGGGGAAGCGCCGCGTTAAGCCTCTCCAGGGTCTTTTCCTTTCCCAGGGCCATCAGCATCTCGAACATACCGGGGCTCGCCGTGCGCCCGGTAATGGCCGCTCTCACCGGCCCGGCGATTTTGCCGAACCCCAGGCCATGAGCCTCCATGACCGTTTTGAACACCTCTTCCAGCGCAGCGTGATCCCCGAAATCAGCTACTTCAAGCCTTCCGAGAAG contains:
- a CDS encoding GAF domain-containing protein; protein product: MAANPSHIERLNRIGIALSSETNLDSLLSLIVTEARGFTHADAGSLYTLENDTLFFRVAQNDTLDAKGAKSAFKPVPIALSNLSIAGYVALSGKLLHIEDVYSPPADAPYCFNADFDRQSGYRTRSMLVVPMRDPAGNILGVLQLINARDEEGRVTTFSRRFDSLNMSLASQAAVAIRNARLIASIKGLFEALIRYSASAIDARSPHTAGHSRRVAAYSLIIARAMNDASSGPFAETEFSRDSLERIGYAAWLHDIGKIGVPENILDKRFRLPAGKEEILESRFRLAGTLAELHALRKGCGPKEMEEVRALQDRLSQALERILAINAGNWLTDEDRALLSEIAETCYIDLDGNPQPLLTPYEMAYLSVQKGNLTGEEYSIMQGHVLHTLKIVENIPFTGHLARVPEIASSHHEMLDGSGYPQKLAGARIPLEARILAMVDIFDALTASDRPYRRAMPPEKACAILESDALAGRLDPDVVDLFVKNRLYEGLSEELARQGEQS